One window of the Tachypleus tridentatus isolate NWPU-2018 chromosome 10, ASM421037v1, whole genome shotgun sequence genome contains the following:
- the LOC143228393 gene encoding uncharacterized protein LOC143228393 has translation MTSSTKLYEVKEAKRAAFKLPDGAQLIVGNINTDFSCDGLGYGYYADVTNKCQIFYVCVPSVLDNGDQTIYQYSFFCGNQTVFNQLTLTCVFQEEAIPCANAPDFYFVNDNIGIEDALFLTDDDVQGANQLIGGYGSRVQKK, from the coding sequence GCAAAACGAGCTGCTTTTAAACTGCCAGACGGCGCGCAGCTCATTGTGGGCAATATAAACACAGATTTCTCGTGTGATGGACTTGGATATGGCTATTATGCTGATGTGACTAACAAATGCCAGATATTCTACGTATGTGTTCCGTCGGTGTTGGATAATGGAGACCAAACCATTTATCAGTACAGCTTTTTCTGTGGTAACCAGACCGTTTTTAACCAACTGACTCTCACTTGTGTCTTCCAAGAAGAAGCTATACCTTGTGCAAACGCTCCTGACTTTTACTTCGTCAATGACAACATAGGAATTGAGGACGCACTTTTCTTGACTGATGATGATGTACAGGGAGCAAATCAACTCATTGGTGGATATGGTTCTCgtgtacagaaaaaataa